From Columba livia isolate bColLiv1 breed racing homer chromosome 7, bColLiv1.pat.W.v2, whole genome shotgun sequence, one genomic window encodes:
- the LOC110364175 gene encoding keratin-associated protein 10-7 isoform X1: MEWDGDGRDVLPVLPGGEKRKCDTAGDRCVTATGPAVASFHWLFLPQSWPSSLGLERERHRARVLQERSAQTHPKGWCSKSSCLCCPSSRHVPTSICCHVPTSIICYHVSTSICCHVPTSIICCHVPTSICCHVPTSIICYHVPTSIICYHVPTSIICCHVPTSIICCHVPTSIICYHVSTSICCHVLTSIICYHVSTFICCHVPTSIICCHVPTSIICYHVLTSICCHVPTSIICCHVPTSIICCHVPTSIICCHVPTSIICCHVLTSIICCHVPTSIICYYVSTSICCHVSTSICCHVPTSIICCHVPTSIICCHVLTSIICCHVPTSIICCHVPTSNCCRVPLVPPQWGISVRTARVCACPAPPAAPAPPAPLRVKDGGCFVP; the protein is encoded by the exons ATGGAGTGGGACGGAGATGGAAGGGATGTCCTCCCCGTGCTGCcgggaggagagaaaagaaaatgtgacaCGGCAGGCGACAGGTGTGTGACTGCAACCGGCCCAGCTGTGGCCTCTTTCCACTG GCTCTTCTTGCCACAGAGCTGGCCTTCATCCCTGGGACTGGAGCGTGAGAGGCACAGGGCTCGTGTCCTTCAGGAAAGGTCTGCACAAACACACCCCAAAGGCTGGTGCTCCAAGagctcctgcctgtgctgcccatCCTCACGCCATGTGCCGACCTCCATCTGCTGCCATGTGCCGACCTCCATCATCTGCTACCATGTGTCAACCTCCATCTGCTGCCATGTGCCGACCTCCATCATCTGCTGCCATGTGCCGACCTCCATCTGCTGCCATGTGCCGACCTCCATCATCTGCTACCATGTGCCGACCTCCATCATCTGCTACCATGTGCCGACCTCCATCATCTGCTGCCATGTGCCGACCTCCATCATCTGCTGCCATGTGCCGACCTCCATCATCTGCTACCATGTGTCGACCTCCATCTGCTGCCATGTGCTGACCTCCATCATCTGCTACCATGTGTCGACCTTCATCTGCTGCCATGTGCCGACCTCCATCATCTGCTGCCATGTGCCGACCTCTATCATCTGCTACCATGTGCTGACCTCCATCTGCTGCCATGTGCCAACCTCCATCATCTGCTGCCATGTGCCAACCTCCATCATCTGCTGCCATGTGCCGACCTCCATCATCTGCTGCCATGTGCCAACCTCCATCATCTGCTGCCATGTGCTGACCTCCATCATCTGCTGCCATGTGCCGACCTCCATCATCTGCTACTATGTGTCGACCTCCATCTGCTGCCATGTGTCGACCTCCATCTGCTGCCATGTGCCAACCTCCATCATCTGCTGCCATGTGCCAACCTCCATCATCTGCTGCCATGTGCTGACCTCCATCATCTGCTGCCATGTGCCGACCTCCATCATCTGCTGCCATGTGCCGACCTCCAATTGCTGCCGCGTCCCGCTCGTGCCCCCGCAGTGGGGAATTTCAGTGAGGACGGCCCGAGTCTGTGCTTGCCCAGCGCCCCcagccgccccggccccgcccgccccacTGCGCGTGAAGGACGGCGGATGCTTTGTACCCTGA
- the LOC110364175 gene encoding keratin-associated protein 10-7 isoform X2, whose translation MEWDGDGRDVLPVLPGGEKRKCDTAGDRLFLPQSWPSSLGLERERHRARVLQERSAQTHPKGWCSKSSCLCCPSSRHVPTSICCHVPTSIICYHVSTSICCHVPTSIICCHVPTSICCHVPTSIICYHVPTSIICYHVPTSIICCHVPTSIICCHVPTSIICYHVSTSICCHVLTSIICYHVSTFICCHVPTSIICCHVPTSIICYHVLTSICCHVPTSIICCHVPTSIICCHVPTSIICCHVPTSIICCHVLTSIICCHVPTSIICYYVSTSICCHVSTSICCHVPTSIICCHVPTSIICCHVLTSIICCHVPTSIICCHVPTSNCCRVPLVPPQWGISVRTARVCACPAPPAAPAPPAPLRVKDGGCFVP comes from the exons ATGGAGTGGGACGGAGATGGAAGGGATGTCCTCCCCGTGCTGCcgggaggagagaaaagaaaatgtgacaCGGCAGGCGACAG GCTCTTCTTGCCACAGAGCTGGCCTTCATCCCTGGGACTGGAGCGTGAGAGGCACAGGGCTCGTGTCCTTCAGGAAAGGTCTGCACAAACACACCCCAAAGGCTGGTGCTCCAAGagctcctgcctgtgctgcccatCCTCACGCCATGTGCCGACCTCCATCTGCTGCCATGTGCCGACCTCCATCATCTGCTACCATGTGTCAACCTCCATCTGCTGCCATGTGCCGACCTCCATCATCTGCTGCCATGTGCCGACCTCCATCTGCTGCCATGTGCCGACCTCCATCATCTGCTACCATGTGCCGACCTCCATCATCTGCTACCATGTGCCGACCTCCATCATCTGCTGCCATGTGCCGACCTCCATCATCTGCTGCCATGTGCCGACCTCCATCATCTGCTACCATGTGTCGACCTCCATCTGCTGCCATGTGCTGACCTCCATCATCTGCTACCATGTGTCGACCTTCATCTGCTGCCATGTGCCGACCTCCATCATCTGCTGCCATGTGCCGACCTCTATCATCTGCTACCATGTGCTGACCTCCATCTGCTGCCATGTGCCAACCTCCATCATCTGCTGCCATGTGCCAACCTCCATCATCTGCTGCCATGTGCCGACCTCCATCATCTGCTGCCATGTGCCAACCTCCATCATCTGCTGCCATGTGCTGACCTCCATCATCTGCTGCCATGTGCCGACCTCCATCATCTGCTACTATGTGTCGACCTCCATCTGCTGCCATGTGTCGACCTCCATCTGCTGCCATGTGCCAACCTCCATCATCTGCTGCCATGTGCCAACCTCCATCATCTGCTGCCATGTGCTGACCTCCATCATCTGCTGCCATGTGCCGACCTCCATCATCTGCTGCCATGTGCCGACCTCCAATTGCTGCCGCGTCCCGCTCGTGCCCCCGCAGTGGGGAATTTCAGTGAGGACGGCCCGAGTCTGTGCTTGCCCAGCGCCCCcagccgccccggccccgcccgccccacTGCGCGTGAAGGACGGCGGATGCTTTGTACCCTGA